A single region of the Bifidobacterium asteroides DSM 20089 genome encodes:
- a CDS encoding carboxymuconolactone decarboxylase family protein translates to MEASRFEKGSEALAAIDGKGGQAVIDSLQDIAPDLGRWIVEFAFGDIYTRKGLDLQQRELVTIGSLVTQGDTAPQLAVHIQGALNVGLSKQAVVEAILQCAPYVGFPRVINAINVARTVFERDVEDSDKPKD, encoded by the coding sequence ATGGAAGCTTCGCGCTTTGAAAAGGGATCCGAGGCCTTGGCAGCTATTGACGGCAAGGGAGGCCAGGCTGTCATCGACTCCCTTCAGGACATAGCGCCGGACCTGGGTCGCTGGATTGTCGAATTCGCCTTTGGCGACATATACACCCGGAAAGGACTCGATCTTCAGCAGCGCGAGTTGGTCACCATAGGCAGTCTGGTGACGCAGGGAGACACGGCTCCACAGCTGGCCGTTCACATCCAGGGAGCCCTGAATGTGGGCCTGAGCAAGCAGGCCGTGGTCGAAGCCATACTCCAATGTGCTCCCTACGTGGGATTCCCCAGGGTCATCAACGCGATCAACGTGGCCAGGACGGTCTTTGAGCGCGATGTCGAAGATTCCGACAAGCCCAAGGACTGA